The following are encoded in a window of Armatimonadota bacterium genomic DNA:
- a CDS encoding alkaline phosphatase, whose amino-acid sequence MIKRTLILFSLIILLATTIIPACSAQAPKNIILMIGDGMGIAQIALTRMTLEREHTALKMDSMAHTALVKTHSANSTVTDSAAAGTALATGFKTNNGMVGVLPNGKVVQNIREAAAKLGKATGLVTTTTITHATPACFGAHIAKRGEEADIAPQLIENRIDVLLGGGRQVFIPRSAAGSKRKDERDLIAEAKSAGYAVVENRKDLLAINAGKLLGLFQMGALTTEPPEPSLAEMTAKAIEILSKDKDGFFLMVEGGQIDWKCHANDTQGMIKQLLDFDAAVGKALEFARKYKDTLVVVTADHETGGLSILGSEEGSLNFTANWATKSHTGVNVLLLADGPGAASFRGLLDNTDVPKILAKQWGIKGFAITR is encoded by the coding sequence ATGATTAAACGAACACTGATACTCTTTTCGCTCATCATCCTATTAGCAACAACTATCATTCCTGCTTGCTCAGCTCAAGCGCCGAAGAATATCATTCTCATGATTGGCGATGGGATGGGAATTGCCCAGATAGCTTTAACTAGAATGACATTGGAACGCGAACATACCGCACTGAAAATGGACTCTATGGCGCACACAGCACTAGTTAAAACCCATTCGGCAAACTCCACCGTAACCGACTCTGCTGCCGCGGGCACCGCATTGGCAACTGGCTTCAAAACAAACAACGGAATGGTTGGAGTTCTTCCAAACGGCAAAGTGGTGCAAAATATACGTGAGGCAGCAGCAAAACTAGGCAAAGCCACAGGATTGGTAACGACCACAACTATCACTCATGCAACCCCAGCATGCTTTGGCGCTCATATTGCAAAAAGAGGCGAGGAAGCTGACATTGCACCCCAACTCATTGAGAACCGCATAGATGTTCTCCTTGGTGGCGGGCGCCAGGTTTTCATCCCACGGTCCGCTGCCGGAAGCAAACGCAAGGACGAACGCGACCTCATCGCAGAAGCAAAGTCCGCAGGGTATGCCGTTGTTGAGAATAGAAAAGATTTGCTTGCTATAAATGCAGGAAAGCTACTCGGCTTGTTCCAAATGGGGGCTCTAACTACGGAACCACCAGAGCCAAGCCTTGCTGAGATGACTGCTAAAGCAATTGAAATCCTCTCGAAAGATAAGGACGGCTTTTTCCTCATGGTCGAGGGTGGCCAAATTGATTGGAAATGCCATGCGAACGATACTCAGGGCATGATAAAGCAACTGCTCGACTTCGATGCTGCGGTAGGAAAAGCGCTAGAGTTCGCCCGCAAATACAAAGATACCCTGGTAGTAGTCACTGCCGACCATGAAACCGGCGGTCTCTCAATCCTAGGTTCAGAAGAAGGCAGTTTGAATTTTACCGCCAATTGGGCGACAAAAAGCCATACGGGTGTGAACGTTTTGCTTCTTGCCGACGGACCCGGTGCTGCGTCCTTCCGTGGTTTATTAGATAATACTGACGTTCCAAAGATTCTTGCAAAGCAATGGGGAATTAAAGGATTCGCAATAACTCGGTAG
- a CDS encoding Em GEA1 (EM1): MRKREGNPMTVREAGRKGGLRTSQTHGHEFYQSIGHKGGIKGGPKVKQLIEAGKKALGEL; this comes from the coding sequence ATGCGAAAGCGCGAGGGAAATCCAATGACTGTCAGAGAGGCTGGTCGAAAGGGCGGCCTGCGGACCTCGCAAACTCATGGCCATGAATTCTATCAGAGCATCGGCCATAAGGGAGGCATTAAAGGCGGTCCAAAGGTCAAGCAGCTAATCGAGGCTGGAAAGAAAGCCCTTGGGGAATTATAG
- a CDS encoding Em GEA1 (EM1), protein MTPQKKGEMTVSEAGKKGGEKGGEVTAKKYGHSFYEEIGRKGGQKVKRLIEEGKKSLM, encoded by the coding sequence GTGACTCCTCAAAAGAAAGGCGAGATGACTGTCAGTGAGGCAGGAAAAAAGGGTGGCGAAAAAGGTGGTGAAGTAACTGCCAAGAAGTATGGCCACAGCTTTTATGAGGAAATAGGTCGCAAGGGCGGTCAAAAGGTAAAAAGGCTAATCGAGGAAGGCAAGAAATCACTGATGTGA
- a CDS encoding glycoside hydrolase family 2 TIM barrel-domain containing protein, with translation MFYYSLFAGIILASLMSLSFSESSFAAVIPSEPKYVQSLDGIWRFKLEQGAVKNKGQKRKLNAKDPITTPATFEPFYELDYKEDKAWHDLVVPGNWEMAGFSPATYDQPDNASGFYRKWFEVPASWKGRLVFVNFDGVQNGAEIWLNGHPVNVSEPSWNRPNYHESGWTAWQADLTPHIRFGERNLLALRVTKNTKSADLDSGDYFFLGGIHRPVTLFSVPQVYIKDITVQTRLLEGGNAEVKVLIAIGGEQSDNAIACMHLSELKEKIESRVMGGKAELVQIVSNPKLWSAEHPNLYNLTIEIKDTNGKSIEKVVRRIGIREISIKDGVFLVNGVPVKLVGICRHDVYPSKGTAIDEEVWRKDLTLMKAANFNAIRTSHYPYGSKFYDLCDEMGFYVVDELPYCWCPTDDPEMTPAWLQRARETIARDKNHPCVVIWAIGNENKEGRNQKITADLVKQLDPTRPRLNSCRPADENNVEFDDHHYTRPEVIASHAANKERRAKWPLIYTENPNVWDVRNGADYGCLDLWAAVHKRTWEVIWNSEVIAGNFLWEWQDRAVSDKYPLKYYEYDPITGIHYVKTKGVVDGWRNIRPEYYHIKMVQTPVLLDSQADLETKPGFAVINVTNRYSFTDLSELKTTYHLLRKGKEIASGAIKPSLAPMTSGKIEIPLQKDADTLRVEFNHPGGWNVISYQFNIAKQEQPHLPTVNVKPPNELTFPKLNLIRNITGNNPYRWKVCKRYRGKLVNIVSTPAVPDIYSTPLSKIKSIDADIVLEHIPKTVVGHLHAEYENGLFSYRIEWKWQKADIQELGWTFEMPHEYNRFSWKRQALWSVYPETHIGRPSGTALPDSANVHLTNISRPDAFDFNSTKYNCDWASLTNSQGHGLKVEFAPDQRHHCKGGFGENGTYQLIVNKQCSPPRDISSNVVPDFYLELSKGNVIEGSFWVGAAKTTNK, from the coding sequence TTGTTTTACTATTCGCTTTTCGCTGGGATTATCCTTGCGTCTCTGATGTCGCTTTCCTTCTCTGAAAGCTCATTTGCTGCAGTAATCCCATCTGAGCCAAAATACGTGCAATCGCTCGATGGTATATGGCGCTTCAAACTCGAACAAGGTGCGGTTAAAAACAAAGGGCAAAAGCGAAAACTCAACGCAAAGGACCCAATCACAACACCAGCGACATTCGAACCATTTTACGAACTGGACTACAAGGAAGACAAAGCTTGGCATGACCTTGTTGTACCCGGCAACTGGGAAATGGCTGGCTTCTCACCCGCAACTTATGACCAGCCAGACAATGCATCAGGATTCTACCGCAAGTGGTTTGAGGTACCAGCTTCTTGGAAAGGCCGGTTGGTATTTGTAAATTTTGACGGCGTGCAGAATGGCGCCGAAATATGGCTAAATGGGCACCCTGTTAACGTTAGCGAGCCGAGTTGGAACCGTCCAAATTATCACGAAAGCGGCTGGACCGCCTGGCAGGCTGATCTTACTCCTCACATTAGGTTTGGCGAACGTAATCTTTTAGCCCTACGAGTGACCAAGAACACAAAATCGGCAGACCTTGACTCGGGCGATTATTTCTTCCTGGGCGGCATCCATCGGCCTGTAACTTTATTCTCTGTTCCGCAGGTATACATTAAAGATATTACAGTACAAACGAGACTCCTTGAGGGAGGAAACGCAGAAGTTAAAGTTCTAATCGCCATTGGTGGAGAGCAATCTGACAATGCAATTGCCTGCATGCACCTCAGTGAACTCAAGGAGAAAATAGAATCGCGAGTTATGGGAGGAAAAGCAGAACTTGTGCAAATCGTTTCAAACCCGAAACTTTGGTCAGCCGAACATCCAAATCTCTACAACTTAACAATAGAGATTAAGGACACAAATGGAAAATCAATTGAGAAGGTCGTCCGCCGCATCGGCATTAGGGAAATATCAATAAAGGATGGAGTTTTCTTGGTCAATGGGGTCCCTGTAAAACTTGTCGGAATATGCAGACATGATGTCTATCCATCGAAGGGTACCGCAATTGATGAAGAGGTCTGGCGCAAAGACTTAACCCTAATGAAAGCCGCAAATTTCAATGCTATTCGTACTTCACATTATCCGTATGGCTCTAAGTTTTATGATCTTTGTGATGAAATGGGTTTCTACGTGGTAGATGAGCTCCCATACTGCTGGTGCCCAACTGATGACCCTGAAATGACTCCCGCATGGCTTCAGAGGGCTAGGGAAACCATTGCTCGCGATAAAAATCATCCATGTGTGGTAATCTGGGCAATCGGAAACGAAAACAAGGAGGGACGAAACCAGAAGATTACTGCGGACCTAGTAAAGCAGCTAGACCCTACACGGCCAAGGCTAAACTCCTGCCGCCCTGCAGACGAGAATAATGTGGAGTTCGACGACCACCATTACACCCGGCCAGAAGTAATAGCTTCACATGCAGCCAATAAAGAGCGGAGGGCGAAATGGCCCCTCATCTATACGGAAAACCCAAACGTCTGGGATGTACGAAATGGCGCAGATTATGGCTGCCTTGACCTCTGGGCCGCTGTCCACAAACGCACATGGGAAGTAATATGGAACTCCGAGGTTATTGCAGGAAATTTCCTTTGGGAATGGCAAGACAGAGCTGTATCCGACAAATATCCTCTCAAATACTATGAATACGACCCAATAACCGGCATACATTACGTTAAAACAAAAGGGGTAGTGGATGGCTGGCGTAATATTCGACCTGAGTATTACCACATTAAAATGGTTCAAACGCCGGTGCTCCTCGATTCCCAAGCCGACCTTGAAACAAAGCCTGGGTTTGCCGTCATAAACGTAACTAATCGATACTCATTTACTGACCTTTCAGAGCTCAAGACGACATACCATCTCCTTAGAAAAGGCAAAGAGATTGCATCCGGCGCTATCAAACCCAGTCTCGCCCCTATGACCTCGGGCAAGATTGAAATCCCTCTGCAAAAGGATGCTGATACTTTGCGTGTAGAATTCAACCATCCTGGCGGTTGGAACGTAATCAGCTATCAATTTAATATTGCAAAGCAAGAACAACCTCATCTGCCCACGGTAAACGTGAAGCCACCAAATGAACTTACATTCCCAAAGCTCAACCTCATTAGAAACATCACAGGGAATAACCCATACCGCTGGAAAGTGTGCAAAAGATACCGAGGCAAGCTGGTAAATATAGTCTCGACGCCAGCTGTACCAGACATTTATTCGACTCCACTAAGTAAAATAAAATCTATAGATGCTGATATAGTATTAGAACATATACCAAAGACGGTTGTAGGCCACCTTCATGCAGAATACGAAAACGGCCTGTTTAGCTACCGAATAGAATGGAAATGGCAAAAAGCCGATATCCAAGAACTCGGTTGGACTTTTGAGATGCCCCATGAATACAATCGGTTTTCATGGAAACGGCAGGCACTTTGGTCGGTCTATCCGGAGACACACATCGGCCGTCCGAGTGGAACAGCCTTACCCGATAGCGCAAATGTGCACCTAACAAATATCAGCAGACCTGACGCTTTTGACTTCAACTCGACGAAGTATAACTGCGATTGGGCATCACTTACGAATTCGCAAGGTCACGGCTTAAAAGTTGAGTTTGCACCTGACCAGCGACATCATTGCAAAGGCGGTTTCGGCGAGAATGGAACATACCAACTCATCGTGAACAAACAATGCAGTCCGCCAAGGGATATTAGCTCAAATGTGGTGCCAGATTTTTACCTTGAGCTGTCGAAAGGCAACGTTATCGAAGGAAGCTTTTGGGTAGGCGCAGCGAAGACGACTAATAAATAA
- the rimI gene encoding ribosomal protein S18-alanine N-acetyltransferase, with protein MIAKKSADKQIQITIEQMKPEDIEAVAELDTKCFPTPWSVSAYSTEVHNPNAYYIVARHNSKIVGYAGMWLVMEEAHITTIGVDPDFRGMKIGERMLVNLLDEAIHRGARRATLEVREHNLIAQNLYRKYGFYVAAIRRGYYTDNNENALVMWIDDLWDENFLRNLRINREKLREAEW; from the coding sequence ATGATTGCGAAGAAATCCGCCGATAAGCAAATCCAAATTACAATTGAGCAGATGAAGCCCGAAGACATAGAGGCAGTAGCAGAGCTAGATACTAAATGCTTTCCTACGCCTTGGTCTGTCAGCGCCTATTCAACCGAAGTTCACAACCCCAACGCCTACTACATTGTAGCTAGACACAACAGTAAGATAGTGGGATATGCGGGAATGTGGTTGGTGATGGAGGAGGCTCACATAACTACTATAGGTGTTGATCCTGATTTTAGAGGCATGAAGATAGGCGAGCGCATGCTGGTAAATTTACTCGATGAGGCGATACACCGTGGCGCTAGGCGGGCAACATTGGAAGTTCGCGAGCACAATTTAATAGCCCAGAATCTTTATCGCAAGTATGGTTTCTACGTTGCAGCGATTCGCCGAGGTTACTACACCGACAATAATGAAAACGCACTAGTTATGTGGATTGATGATTTGTGGGATGAAAATTTTCTTCGCAATCTGCGCATCAACAGGGAGAAACTAAGAGAAGCCGAATGGTAA
- the tsaD gene encoding tRNA (adenosine(37)-N6)-threonylcarbamoyltransferase complex transferase subunit TsaD, whose product MVILGIETSCDETAASVVRDGREILSDIIASQVDLHAKFGGVVPEIASRKHLELLNPVIKEALDTAHVCFSDLNAVAVTNRPGLLGALLIGVSAAKAVSAAMEIPLMGVHHLEGHIYANFLVNPELEFPFVCLVVSGGHSDLVLVKGHGDYKMLGRTRDDAAGEAFDKSARVLGLGYPGGPVIDRLAKEGNPEAIHFPRAKLEGTLDFSFSGLKTAVIRFFREHGSDFRIEDIAASFQAAVVDMLVENTMKAAELTGVRHIALAGGVAANSGLQRRMREEAAKRGIGLTYPPPRLCTDNAAMIACAGYYHLLRGEIDGLDLDTIASEPLVKEEYEVH is encoded by the coding sequence ATGGTAATACTTGGTATTGAGACTAGCTGTGACGAAACAGCGGCATCTGTTGTTCGCGATGGACGGGAGATACTCTCCGACATAATAGCTTCTCAGGTCGACCTGCATGCAAAGTTTGGTGGAGTAGTGCCAGAGATTGCCTCTCGCAAGCACCTCGAGCTATTAAATCCAGTAATAAAAGAAGCGCTTGATACTGCACATGTCTGCTTCTCAGATTTAAACGCGGTCGCTGTAACAAACCGCCCAGGACTTCTTGGGGCGCTTCTAATTGGCGTATCTGCCGCAAAGGCTGTTTCCGCCGCTATGGAAATTCCACTGATGGGCGTTCACCATCTCGAAGGACATATTTATGCAAATTTCCTGGTCAATCCCGAGTTAGAGTTTCCGTTCGTGTGCCTAGTAGTGTCTGGCGGACATTCTGATTTAGTGCTGGTCAAGGGGCACGGAGACTACAAAATGCTGGGGCGAACACGGGATGACGCCGCTGGAGAAGCATTCGATAAGTCAGCTCGGGTTCTAGGTTTGGGGTATCCAGGCGGTCCAGTCATTGATAGATTGGCAAAAGAAGGCAATCCGGAGGCTATTCACTTCCCGCGTGCCAAGCTTGAGGGAACGCTTGATTTCAGCTTTAGCGGCTTGAAGACCGCGGTCATTCGGTTCTTTAGGGAACATGGCTCAGATTTTCGGATAGAAGATATAGCTGCTAGCTTTCAAGCGGCAGTAGTAGACATGCTTGTTGAGAACACAATGAAAGCCGCTGAACTTACTGGCGTCCGGCATATAGCGCTCGCAGGCGGAGTAGCGGCGAACTCTGGTCTTCAGAGGAGGATGCGCGAAGAGGCAGCAAAACGGGGAATTGGGCTAACGTATCCTCCTCCTAGATTGTGCACCGACAACGCTGCTATGATTGCATGTGCAGGTTATTACCATCTGCTGAGAGGCGAAATTGATGGTTTAGATTTGGATACCATCGCCAGCGAGCCGCTTGTTAAGGAGGAGTATGAAGTTCATTGA
- the nfi gene encoding deoxyribonuclease V (cleaves DNA at apurinic or apyrimidinic sites), giving the protein MKFIELHKWEVSVAEAAEIQRTLKSRVSLEDGFRDLNLIAGVDMSISKASHQGHAAVVVLSFPDLNLVEVRQATRILQFPYVPGFLSFRESPVILQAFLAIEHIPDVVIVDGHGIAHPRGFGIASHLGVLLDIPTIGCAKSHLYGVYEEPGPERGSSTPLFDLDGRRIGNVVRTRTSVKPVFVSPGHKISFDSAVKIVLDCAPRHRLPEPIRVAHRFAAEKAGVSTLAV; this is encoded by the coding sequence ATGAAGTTCATTGAACTTCACAAATGGGAAGTTTCGGTTGCAGAAGCAGCTGAAATTCAGCGCACCCTCAAAAGCCGAGTGTCGTTGGAGGATGGGTTTCGCGACCTAAACTTAATTGCTGGTGTGGATATGAGTATTTCAAAGGCGAGCCACCAGGGCCATGCTGCTGTGGTTGTCCTTTCTTTTCCAGATTTAAACTTGGTTGAAGTCCGTCAGGCTACTCGCATACTGCAGTTTCCTTATGTTCCTGGTTTTCTCTCCTTTCGAGAAAGTCCGGTAATTCTTCAGGCGTTTTTAGCAATTGAGCACATTCCCGATGTGGTTATAGTGGATGGTCATGGAATCGCTCATCCACGGGGGTTCGGAATAGCTTCTCATCTTGGTGTTTTGCTTGACATACCAACCATTGGTTGCGCGAAGTCTCACCTTTATGGGGTGTATGAGGAACCAGGACCTGAGCGAGGTTCCAGCACGCCCTTGTTTGATTTGGATGGCAGACGGATTGGAAACGTTGTCCGCACGCGCACCAGCGTAAAGCCGGTATTCGTTTCACCAGGACATAAGATTAGCTTTGATTCTGCAGTAAAGATTGTTTTGGATTGTGCGCCTAGGCATAGGCTTCCAGAACCCATTCGGGTGGCTCACAGGTTTGCAGCTGAAAAAGCAGGAGTTAGTACGCTCGCCGTGTAA
- a CDS encoding potassium channel protein: MDPIRQLKFAVLVVFALIALGTFGYSYIENMPLLDALYMTVITITTVGYREVHPLSQDGKIFTIVLILAGVSTLFTVVFWTISNAIEFAATERMQHLFWRRRMQKSINSVKDHYIVCGYGRMGQAIASEFRRRNIPFVVVENNPEQLPKLVAERALFVEGDATDEKVLLAAGVERARGLISVAPTDADNTFIVLTAKGLNPNLYTVARSIKVEDEPKLRRAGADRVMSPYILGGKRMAWAALRPTVVDFLENALYSEEYELEISEVTVSADSEFVGKTLRESGIREKSGANVIALKTKEGALTPSPSPDVEIREGDVLVVLGTPKQLEALQKLAKA, encoded by the coding sequence ATGGACCCAATTAGACAGCTTAAGTTCGCTGTTTTGGTCGTGTTTGCCCTTATTGCTCTGGGTACGTTTGGCTACTCGTATATAGAGAACATGCCGCTGTTGGATGCTCTTTACATGACCGTGATAACCATTACAACCGTTGGTTATCGTGAAGTGCATCCCCTCTCGCAAGATGGGAAAATTTTTACCATTGTCTTAATTCTTGCCGGCGTTTCAACTCTTTTCACAGTAGTGTTTTGGACGATAAGCAATGCAATAGAGTTTGCTGCAACTGAAAGAATGCAACATCTTTTCTGGAGGAGAAGGATGCAAAAATCGATTAACTCCGTAAAGGATCACTATATAGTTTGTGGATATGGGCGGATGGGTCAAGCCATTGCGTCTGAGTTTCGACGGCGAAATATACCATTTGTGGTTGTTGAAAATAACCCAGAGCAGTTACCCAAGCTCGTTGCTGAGAGAGCGCTTTTCGTAGAAGGCGACGCCACCGATGAAAAGGTGCTTCTCGCCGCGGGAGTTGAACGGGCTAGAGGACTCATTTCAGTCGCTCCTACCGATGCCGACAATACCTTCATAGTCTTGACGGCAAAGGGATTGAATCCTAACCTATACACCGTTGCTAGGTCTATTAAGGTCGAAGATGAGCCAAAGCTTCGAAGGGCTGGCGCGGATAGGGTTATGTCACCCTATATCCTAGGAGGAAAGAGAATGGCTTGGGCCGCTCTTCGGCCAACGGTAGTGGATTTTCTGGAAAACGCTTTATATAGCGAGGAATACGAGCTTGAGATAAGCGAAGTTACTGTTTCGGCTGATTCTGAGTTTGTTGGCAAGACTTTGCGCGAGTCGGGCATCCGCGAGAAATCCGGTGCAAACGTAATAGCACTGAAAACTAAAGAAGGTGCTTTAACCCCAAGTCCGTCTCCAGATGTCGAAATCAGAGAGGGCGATGTCCTTGTTGTCCTTGGTACCCCAAAGCAGCTTGAGGCTTTGCAGAAACTTGCTAAAGCATGA
- a CDS encoding DUF5679 domain-containing protein, whose translation MEAYCVKCKAKKEMKNPVATTMKNKKPATKGTCPTCGTTMYRIGK comes from the coding sequence ATGGAGGCATACTGCGTCAAGTGCAAAGCAAAGAAAGAAATGAAGAACCCAGTTGCAACGACTATGAAGAATAAGAAGCCGGCGACCAAGGGTACTTGCCCTACCTGCGGCACGACGATGTACAGGATTGGAAAGTAA
- a CDS encoding NAD-dependent epimerase/dehydratase family protein, whose product MNCLVTGCAGFIGSTLSEKLLSLGCNVVGIDSFTDYYSKDIKLLNLSIVLSHPRFRFIEGDLLALDLKPLLSEVDWVFHEAAQPGVRMSWGANFDIYVRNNILATQRLLESAVGTNIRRLVYASSSSVYGNSPELPLRESAKPQPVSPYGVTKLAAENLCHLYFVNYGLPVVSLRYFTVYGPRQRPDMAFHRFIRAAIKGEELIIYGNGKQTRDFTYVSDVCDANLLAAQAKEVEGEVFNIGGGSHVDLNKVVEAIGELVGRSLNVRHVEDQLGDMRHTLSDISAARKSLGYSPKVSLHDGLASQVSWMLSL is encoded by the coding sequence ATGAACTGCCTCGTAACGGGTTGCGCAGGATTCATAGGCTCAACGCTTTCAGAGAAGCTTCTCTCACTTGGATGCAACGTTGTCGGAATAGATAGTTTCACCGATTATTATTCAAAAGACATCAAGCTTTTAAACCTCAGCATTGTTCTTAGCCACCCAAGGTTTCGATTCATTGAGGGCGACTTGCTTGCCCTTGATTTAAAGCCCCTTTTATCGGAGGTTGATTGGGTCTTCCACGAAGCCGCCCAGCCGGGTGTGCGCATGAGTTGGGGTGCGAACTTTGACATATATGTGCGCAACAACATTCTTGCTACGCAAAGGTTGCTGGAATCAGCGGTCGGCACGAATATTCGACGCTTGGTTTATGCTTCCTCATCTTCGGTATACGGCAACTCGCCCGAACTTCCACTCAGGGAATCGGCTAAGCCACAGCCTGTATCGCCCTATGGAGTCACAAAACTTGCTGCAGAGAACCTTTGCCACCTTTATTTTGTAAATTACGGTCTTCCCGTGGTCTCCCTCCGCTATTTCACTGTATATGGACCGCGCCAGCGTCCTGATATGGCTTTCCACCGCTTCATAAGGGCAGCAATCAAGGGCGAAGAATTGATTATCTACGGCAACGGCAAGCAGACTCGCGATTTTACTTATGTAAGCGATGTATGCGATGCCAACCTTTTGGCGGCCCAGGCGAAAGAGGTTGAGGGTGAGGTTTTCAACATTGGTGGTGGGTCGCATGTTGACCTAAATAAAGTCGTTGAAGCTATCGGCGAACTTGTTGGGCGCAGCTTGAATGTTCGGCATGTTGAAGACCAATTGGGGGATATGCGGCATACGCTGTCGGATATCTCTGCGGCAAGGAAGAGTTTAGGTTATAGCCCTAAAGTTTCGCTTCATGATGGCCTTGCAAGCCAAGTTAGCTGGATGCTCTCTTTATAA
- a CDS encoding PEP-CTERM sorting domain-containing protein, whose product MKKVLILSVAVLMVFAISVTAQAAENNWRFKITADFGTGEYMSSTQLGMYPTSLDGYDSQDGAAQFLPDPYGMTYAAWLTTIIPGRTEAMMKDIKAPFATNDLSLTKTWDVRVFGLRDAPAQFNTIRLRFYPLGSAVAPPSTFNGKQYGTDWIYYIKMINNRGVAGAPANGTEWQIPIPTTPAITTVEFFTLTLPIIRLTASTPANAESEGYVMEYGIKPLQPIPEPSSLLALATGLSGLAGFVIRRRMS is encoded by the coding sequence ATGAAGAAGGTTCTGATTCTCTCTGTGGCTGTCCTGATGGTGTTCGCTATATCCGTAACCGCACAGGCAGCCGAAAACAACTGGCGGTTTAAAATCACCGCCGACTTCGGCACAGGTGAATACATGAGCTCCACTCAATTGGGTATGTACCCGACGTCTTTGGACGGCTATGACAGCCAGGATGGCGCGGCTCAGTTCCTCCCTGACCCGTATGGCATGACGTATGCGGCTTGGCTTACCACCATAATCCCAGGCAGAACTGAGGCAATGATGAAGGATATCAAGGCTCCGTTTGCTACCAATGATTTGTCGCTTACCAAGACTTGGGATGTTCGAGTGTTTGGATTGAGAGATGCTCCTGCTCAGTTCAATACTATTAGATTGCGCTTCTATCCATTGGGTTCGGCTGTCGCGCCACCTAGCACATTCAATGGAAAGCAGTATGGCACAGACTGGATTTACTACATCAAGATGATAAATAACCGCGGTGTAGCGGGTGCGCCAGCAAACGGCACAGAGTGGCAGATTCCAATTCCAACCACTCCGGCAATAACAACTGTTGAGTTCTTCACGCTTACTCTACCTATAATAAGACTAACCGCTAGCACGCCGGCAAATGCGGAATCAGAGGGCTATGTAATGGAATATGGAATTAAGCCCTTGCAACCAATACCCGAGCCTAGCAGCCTACTGGCGTTGGCTACCGGATTGAGCGGACTCGCTGGATTCGTGATTCGGAGAAGGATGTCGTAA
- a CDS encoding ribonuclease H-like domain-containing protein: MLSPDLRRKLSKFNLERNETENLEYHITPLATTLESVIPGRVHVHEYGELYIVERSASDFGILPQEELISRLTVLTTLGYTPEEALFLDIETCGIASRPLFLIGIMRVCDGELKIEQFFARNYAEEKSILAHAADTIAKHKMLATFNGKAYDIPYIRDRMLYHKLEAKFDVEHLDLLHHARRKWRRILPNCQLKTLEENICGRRRFGDIPSEIIPELYHAFVRTGNAEPIEIIFRHNALDLIAMAELLPHIGL; the protein is encoded by the coding sequence ATGCTTTCGCCTGATTTGCGACGCAAGCTATCGAAATTTAATCTAGAGCGCAATGAAACAGAAAACCTGGAATACCACATCACTCCTTTAGCAACGACACTTGAAAGCGTCATCCCTGGCCGCGTTCATGTACATGAGTATGGCGAATTGTACATAGTCGAACGCTCGGCTAGTGATTTCGGCATCCTGCCCCAAGAGGAGCTTATTAGTAGACTGACCGTACTCACTACTTTAGGCTATACACCTGAGGAGGCACTGTTCCTGGACATCGAAACCTGCGGCATAGCTAGTCGTCCTCTTTTTTTAATAGGAATTATGCGAGTGTGTGACGGCGAATTGAAAATAGAACAGTTCTTCGCAAGAAACTATGCCGAAGAAAAAAGCATCCTCGCCCATGCCGCCGACACTATCGCTAAACATAAAATGCTAGCAACGTTTAACGGCAAAGCCTATGATATTCCATATATACGCGACCGCATGCTATACCACAAGCTAGAGGCAAAGTTTGACGTCGAGCACCTCGACCTCCTGCATCATGCGCGGCGAAAGTGGCGTCGAATACTTCCAAACTGCCAACTTAAGACCTTGGAAGAGAATATTTGCGGTCGTAGGAGATTTGGTGATATTCCCAGCGAAATCATCCCTGAGCTTTACCATGCATTTGTGCGCACCGGAAATGCCGAGCCCATCGAGATCATCTTTCGCCACAATGCCCTCGATTTGATAGCGATGGCAGAACTCCTGCCCCATATCGGGTTATAA